In Candidatus Defluviilinea proxima, a single genomic region encodes these proteins:
- a CDS encoding adenine nucleotide alpha hydrolase family protein: protein MKCKKCGVKASVNMRQHKLALCKEHYLEWIPEQAERFIKKYGMFTHGEKILVAVSGGKDSLALWDILNRLGYQADGLYLGLGIDGGINYSHESQRLAQKFADENNLKLHVVDIEKEYGQPVPVLAEISYRGYGKPCAVCGLAKRHEMNRIARDLGYAVLATGHNLDDEAAVLFGNTLSWSSDYLLRQSPVLPESDGLARKVKPLCRFYEREMTAYCLARGIEYIYEECPFAEGSQSIYYKELLNQLETTRPGAKLIFYLNFLEARKRGDLFIEQTISHAHLHSCTKCGQPTSAPDLCSFCRMIEKVNAVPS from the coding sequence ATGAAGTGTAAAAAATGTGGAGTTAAGGCTTCTGTCAACATGCGCCAGCATAAACTGGCTTTGTGCAAGGAGCATTACCTCGAATGGATTCCCGAACAGGCTGAACGCTTTATCAAAAAATATGGCATGTTCACACATGGCGAAAAAATTCTTGTCGCGGTTTCTGGAGGCAAGGATTCGCTTGCCTTATGGGATATTCTTAATCGGCTCGGTTATCAGGCGGATGGGCTGTATCTTGGACTCGGCATTGACGGCGGTATCAACTACTCGCACGAGTCGCAACGACTTGCGCAGAAGTTTGCAGATGAGAACAACCTCAAATTGCATGTAGTGGATATTGAAAAAGAATACGGACAACCCGTTCCGGTGCTTGCGGAGATTTCTTATCGTGGATATGGCAAGCCGTGCGCCGTGTGCGGGTTGGCGAAGCGCCACGAAATGAACCGCATCGCCCGGGACTTGGGGTATGCTGTGCTTGCGACCGGCCATAACCTAGACGATGAGGCGGCTGTCTTATTTGGTAACACTTTGAGTTGGTCGAGTGATTATCTTTTACGGCAAAGCCCTGTTCTTCCCGAGTCAGATGGTCTGGCACGCAAGGTCAAGCCGTTGTGTCGTTTTTACGAACGTGAGATGACGGCGTATTGTCTGGCACGAGGGATCGAATATATCTATGAGGAATGTCCGTTTGCAGAAGGGTCGCAGTCCATCTATTACAAAGAATTGCTCAACCAACTTGAGACGACCCGTCCGGGCGCGAAACTGATCTTCTATTTGAACTTCCTCGAAGCGCGTAAGCGTGGTGACTTGTTCATCGAGCAGACCATTTCGCATGCGCACTTGCATTCTTGTACCAAGTGTGGACAACCCACGTCTGCGCCTGACTTATGTTCGTTCTGTAGGATGATCGAAAAGGTGAATGCGGTTCCATCTTAA
- the miaA gene encoding tRNA (adenosine(37)-N6)-dimethylallyltransferase MiaA, producing the protein MSHPMTKHSLILIVGPTAVGKTEISIQLAERLKGEIVSADSRLFYRGMDIGTAKPTTEEQARVPHHLIDIANPDEILSLAVFQQKAHEIIEGIHTQNKLPFLVGGTGQYVRAVTQGWTPPEVEPDETLRNELERQKEENGIYWLHDKLKTLDEVAASKIDARNYRRTIRALEVIMTTGRKFSEQRGQSDSPYYLVTIGLMRPREELYQRVDERIELMFANGFIDEVKGLLDKGYSPILPTMSAIGYRECVSVIQGELTEEQAKVQIRRATRVYVRRQANWFKETDPNIHWFKVQDGVVEEIEKNIRELVDF; encoded by the coding sequence ATGAGCCATCCAATGACAAAACATTCTCTCATCCTCATCGTTGGACCTACAGCCGTTGGCAAAACAGAAATTTCGATTCAACTCGCTGAACGACTTAAAGGCGAGATCGTCTCGGCAGATTCGCGTCTTTTTTATCGCGGGATGGATATTGGCACGGCAAAGCCCACCACTGAAGAACAGGCGCGCGTGCCGCATCACTTGATCGATATCGCAAACCCGGACGAGATATTGAGTCTCGCCGTCTTTCAACAGAAAGCACACGAGATCATTGAAGGTATTCATACACAAAACAAGTTGCCATTCCTTGTTGGAGGCACTGGTCAATACGTCCGTGCAGTGACACAGGGATGGACTCCCCCGGAAGTGGAACCTGATGAAACTTTGAGGAATGAATTAGAACGTCAAAAAGAGGAAAACGGCATCTATTGGCTACACGACAAACTCAAGACCTTGGATGAGGTTGCCGCAAGCAAGATTGATGCGCGAAATTATCGTCGAACGATACGGGCGTTGGAAGTCATTATGACGACGGGCAGGAAATTCTCTGAACAACGTGGTCAAAGCGACTCGCCGTATTACCTTGTGACGATTGGATTGATGCGTCCGCGCGAGGAGTTGTATCAGCGCGTCGATGAACGGATCGAATTGATGTTCGCAAATGGATTCATCGATGAAGTAAAAGGCTTGTTGGATAAAGGTTACTCCCCCATTCTGCCGACGATGTCTGCGATTGGGTATAGAGAATGTGTCAGTGTGATACAAGGCGAATTGACGGAGGAGCAGGCTAAGGTCCAGATCAGACGCGCGACTCGGGTATACGTCCGCAGGCAGGCGAATTGGTTCAAGGAGACGGATCCAAATATTCACTGGTTCAAAGTCCAGGATGGGGTTGTGGAGGAGATCGAGAAAAACATCCGAGAGTTGGTTGACTTTTGA
- a CDS encoding MoaD/ThiS family protein — MVKLTLRDKEYEVKPGMNLLAALKKCNIVPESVIATREGEMILDDEILKDGDVVKLVSVISGGAL, encoded by the coding sequence TTGGTTAAATTGACTTTACGTGACAAAGAATATGAAGTGAAGCCGGGGATGAATTTGCTGGCGGCTTTGAAGAAGTGCAACATTGTCCCAGAGTCTGTTATTGCGACGCGCGAAGGAGAGATGATCCTTGACGATGAAATTCTGAAAGATGGGGATGTGGTCAAGTTGGTCTCGGTGATTTCCGGGGGAGCGCTATGA
- the xth gene encoding exodeoxyribonuclease III: protein MKIITWNVNGIRAALSKNALEAVWKHSPDLLCLQEVKARPEQLSEEQGQALRYPYVWNPAEKAGYSGVATFYKEKPLDVQMGLGDEKFDVEGRVISTVHPGFRLFNIYFPNGQRGKDRVDYKLEFYARLLKLCDKLHKKGESLIITGDFNTAHMPIDLKNPKVNEKTSGFMPEEREWVQKFLDHGFVDVYRKLYPDREQYTWWTYISNARARNVGWRIDYFLVSEALVPRVKDVIIHDDIHGSDHCPVELILA, encoded by the coding sequence ATGAAGATAATAACATGGAACGTTAATGGTATACGGGCGGCCTTGAGTAAAAACGCTTTGGAAGCGGTCTGGAAGCATTCGCCAGATTTGCTATGTCTGCAAGAGGTAAAAGCCCGCCCAGAACAGTTAAGTGAGGAACAAGGTCAGGCTTTACGCTATCCCTATGTTTGGAACCCGGCCGAAAAGGCAGGGTATAGTGGCGTAGCGACGTTTTATAAAGAGAAGCCGTTGGATGTTCAAATGGGATTGGGGGATGAAAAATTTGACGTCGAGGGACGCGTCATTTCCACCGTTCATCCTGGATTCCGTCTATTCAACATTTACTTCCCGAATGGCCAGCGCGGCAAAGACCGTGTGGACTATAAATTGGAGTTCTACGCTCGTTTGTTGAAGTTGTGCGATAAACTGCATAAAAAAGGGGAGAGCCTCATTATTACAGGTGACTTCAACACTGCTCACATGCCCATTGACTTGAAAAACCCAAAAGTGAACGAAAAGACATCTGGTTTTATGCCCGAAGAACGAGAATGGGTGCAAAAGTTTCTCGATCATGGTTTTGTGGATGTTTATCGTAAGCTGTACCCTGACCGTGAACAATACACCTGGTGGACTTATATTTCCAATGCGCGTGCGCGCAATGTGGGCTGGCGTATTGATTATTTTCTGGTCTCCGAAGCGTTGGTCCCACGTGTGAAGGATGTGATCATCCACGATGATATCCATGGCTCCGATCATTGCCCTGTGGAATTGATTTTGGCGTAA
- a CDS encoding cupin domain-containing protein, which translates to MLISIENAEHYIWGGNSDGWHLLKRDDMSVIQERVPAGGAEVMHYHNVARQFFYILEGEATMGFEDREVILRKGDGIEIEPQVKHQFKNNSEGDVHFLVVSVPSTRGDRVNLP; encoded by the coding sequence ATGCTGATTTCAATTGAGAATGCGGAGCATTACATTTGGGGTGGAAACTCAGATGGCTGGCATTTGCTCAAACGGGATGACATGAGTGTGATTCAGGAACGTGTCCCTGCAGGCGGTGCTGAGGTGATGCATTATCACAATGTGGCGAGACAATTCTTCTACATCCTTGAAGGCGAAGCGACGATGGGATTTGAAGATCGTGAAGTTATCTTGCGTAAAGGTGACGGGATCGAGATCGAGCCACAAGTGAAACATCAATTTAAAAATAATTCTGAAGGAGATGTGCATTTCCTTGTGGTGTCGGTTCCGTCCACACGGGGAGATCGCGTAAATTTACCGTAG
- a CDS encoding DUF192 domain-containing protein: protein MPKQILVENKSRKIETLPVIKYCDTFLTQLRGFTLRDRLSRNDGLVLVGKRDSRLDSSIHMLFVSFDLTVIWISSNMQVVDKVLAKSWQPAYFSKQPAQYVLEIHPERWGDYEVGDTVQFKDV, encoded by the coding sequence ATGCCCAAACAAATTCTTGTAGAAAACAAGAGCAGGAAGATCGAGACTCTGCCAGTTATTAAATACTGTGACACCTTCCTGACTCAATTACGCGGATTCACGCTCCGTGATCGCCTCTCTCGTAACGATGGGCTGGTCCTCGTTGGGAAGCGGGATTCACGCCTTGACTCTTCCATCCACATGCTGTTCGTATCCTTCGATTTAACCGTCATCTGGATCAGCTCGAACATGCAGGTAGTGGATAAGGTACTGGCAAAATCCTGGCAACCGGCTTATTTTTCAAAACAACCTGCACAATATGTTCTTGAGATCCATCCAGAACGGTGGGGAGATTATGAAGTTGGAGATACGGTTCAATTCAAAGATGTTTAA
- a CDS encoding glycosyltransferase translates to MMADTYKPYVSGITNYIDLNKRALENAGHEVYVFTFGDLEYADEEPRVIRNPGLPLADTGFYLSLRYRTRHKKLLQTMDVVHVHHPFLSGRLALSYCRRAHIPIVFTNHTRYDLYAQARMPLMPHEVSHGLLQAYMPDFCEEMDLVISPSHGMEKILRRYGVKSHVEVVPNGVDLTSFYNATPLSRSEFGFKEDDILLVFVGRIAPEKNLEFLIQSFAGVAQVVPNAYLLIAGTGQKEHMEEIKPLPAEYGVQDRVRFVGMIPYDKLPSYLTMCDAFVTASVTEVHPLSVIEAMGTGLPVLGIDSPGVGDSIVDGETGLLAKEDVASFTAKLTYLCLNRDMQKRFGAAARKASEQYSIERTTKIMLDHYSRLTQNTKPLKPKLDERLKAILEEFLK, encoded by the coding sequence ATGATGGCAGACACATATAAACCGTATGTCAGCGGCATCACAAACTACATTGACCTGAACAAACGTGCCCTTGAAAACGCAGGGCACGAAGTCTATGTATTTACCTTTGGCGACCTTGAATACGCAGACGAAGAACCGCGCGTCATTCGTAACCCTGGCCTGCCTCTGGCCGATACAGGCTTTTACCTCTCCCTCAGATACAGAACCAGGCACAAGAAACTACTCCAAACCATGGATGTTGTGCACGTACATCATCCATTCTTAAGCGGACGTCTCGCGCTTAGTTATTGTCGACGCGCACATATCCCCATCGTTTTTACCAATCACACGCGTTACGACCTCTACGCACAGGCACGTATGCCGCTCATGCCGCACGAAGTCAGCCACGGTTTGCTTCAGGCATACATGCCTGATTTCTGCGAGGAAATGGATTTGGTCATTTCTCCTTCGCATGGCATGGAGAAAATATTGAGGCGGTACGGTGTCAAGAGTCACGTTGAGGTTGTTCCTAACGGCGTCGATCTCACAAGTTTCTATAATGCCACGCCCCTCTCTCGTTCTGAGTTCGGCTTCAAAGAGGATGATATTCTTCTCGTTTTCGTGGGGAGAATTGCTCCTGAAAAAAATCTTGAATTCCTGATCCAGTCGTTTGCAGGCGTCGCGCAGGTCGTTCCAAATGCATATTTGCTGATCGCCGGGACCGGCCAAAAAGAACACATGGAAGAGATCAAGCCTCTGCCTGCTGAATATGGTGTTCAAGACCGCGTCCGTTTTGTGGGGATGATCCCCTACGACAAGCTTCCCTCGTATCTGACAATGTGTGATGCATTCGTCACCGCTTCCGTCACGGAAGTCCATCCGCTATCGGTGATCGAGGCCATGGGAACGGGACTCCCCGTCTTGGGCATTGACTCCCCCGGCGTCGGCGATTCAATTGTTGACGGGGAAACTGGTCTGCTTGCGAAAGAGGATGTCGCCTCCTTTACAGCTAAACTTACCTACCTCTGCCTGAACCGCGACATGCAAAAAAGATTCGGTGCGGCGGCTCGCAAGGCATCTGAACAGTACTCCATTGAACGCACAACCAAGATCATGCTTGATCACTATAGTCGCCTCACACAGAATACCAAGCCGCTCAAGCCCAAACTTGACGAACGTCTCAAGGCTATCCTTGAAGAGTTCCTGAAATGA
- the ftsH gene encoding ATP-dependent zinc metalloprotease FtsH, with the protein MNSRNQSYIVTFLLVVAVIAMIVTAVRNQATATQPLTINELAQGINQGKIARVVIKNDGSLLVVYKSGTEAQTKTGIEAYKESDSTLVSQLVNLGVSPEKLTVENVKIEVEAPSVWSGLLGGFVVYLLPILLMLGVFWFIFRQAQGSNNAAMSFGKSRARMFSGEHPTVTFQDVAGAEESKQELAEIVEFLKEPQKFIQLGARIPKGVLLVGPPGTGKTLLAKAVSGEAGVPFFSISGSEFVEMFVGVGASRVRDLFDQAKRHSPCIIFVDEIDAVGRQRGAGLGGSHDEREQTLNQMLVEMDGFDTDTNVIIIAATNRPDILDPALMRPGRFDRRVTLDRPDVKGREEILKVHIKGKPLEPNVDLASLARGTPGFVGADLENLVNEGAILSARRNKKSIGQPELEEAIERVVMGPERKSRLISEEEKRIIAYHEAGHAVVGNAIAEADPVQKVTIVGRGQAGGLTWFRPEEDRILIARKKMLARLAMALGGRVAEEIVFDDITSGASGDIEEVTRMARAMVTRLGMSSELGPRVYGQKEEMIFLGREISEQRDYSEAVAEQIDAEVRKIVDDSYKLARKLLTKYRKQLDAVAQKLLEVETLNREEFEAIFPPPSPKKSGTPQIA; encoded by the coding sequence GTGAATTCAAGAAACCAATCATATATAGTGACATTTTTGTTGGTCGTGGCAGTCATTGCCATGATTGTGACCGCAGTGCGGAATCAGGCAACTGCGACGCAACCTCTCACGATCAATGAACTTGCACAAGGCATTAATCAAGGCAAGATCGCCCGGGTGGTCATCAAAAATGATGGCAGTCTGCTGGTGGTCTATAAATCCGGCACTGAAGCACAGACCAAGACCGGTATCGAGGCGTACAAAGAATCTGATTCCACTCTTGTTTCACAGTTGGTCAATTTGGGTGTTAGCCCCGAAAAACTTACTGTAGAAAACGTAAAGATCGAGGTGGAAGCGCCTTCGGTTTGGTCCGGGCTCCTTGGCGGATTTGTTGTCTATCTGCTTCCGATCCTGTTGATGTTGGGCGTGTTTTGGTTCATCTTCCGTCAGGCACAGGGATCGAACAACGCCGCGATGTCCTTTGGTAAATCGCGCGCTCGCATGTTCAGTGGTGAACATCCCACAGTGACGTTTCAGGATGTCGCCGGTGCAGAAGAATCCAAACAGGAACTTGCGGAGATCGTTGAGTTCTTAAAGGAACCGCAGAAATTCATCCAGTTGGGCGCACGAATCCCCAAGGGTGTTTTGCTCGTTGGCCCTCCTGGAACAGGTAAAACCCTTTTAGCCAAGGCTGTCTCTGGCGAAGCAGGCGTTCCTTTCTTCTCCATCTCCGGTTCTGAATTTGTGGAAATGTTCGTGGGTGTGGGCGCAAGCCGCGTGCGCGATCTGTTCGATCAGGCCAAGCGTCATTCGCCTTGTATCATTTTCGTAGATGAAATTGATGCTGTAGGCCGTCAACGCGGTGCTGGTTTGGGCGGCTCACATGATGAACGTGAACAAACTCTTAACCAAATGCTCGTCGAAATGGACGGCTTTGATACAGACACGAATGTGATCATTATCGCTGCGACCAACCGTCCCGATATTCTTGACCCGGCTCTTATGCGCCCCGGTCGTTTTGATCGCCGCGTGACTCTTGACCGTCCTGATGTTAAGGGTCGTGAGGAAATCCTCAAGGTCCACATCAAAGGCAAGCCATTGGAACCGAATGTTGACCTTGCTTCACTGGCTCGCGGCACACCCGGCTTTGTCGGCGCTGATCTCGAGAACCTTGTCAATGAAGGCGCAATTCTTTCTGCGCGCCGCAATAAAAAGTCCATTGGGCAACCTGAATTGGAAGAAGCGATCGAACGCGTTGTGATGGGACCGGAACGTAAGTCTCGTTTGATCTCGGAAGAAGAGAAGCGCATCATCGCCTACCATGAGGCTGGTCACGCCGTAGTTGGCAATGCCATCGCTGAAGCCGACCCCGTTCAAAAAGTGACGATCGTGGGCCGTGGGCAGGCTGGTGGTTTGACCTGGTTCCGCCCTGAGGAAGATCGCATTTTGATCGCCCGCAAAAAGATGCTTGCACGCCTCGCCATGGCTTTGGGCGGACGTGTTGCGGAAGAGATCGTATTTGACGATATCACTTCTGGCGCATCCGGCGATATTGAAGAAGTAACTCGCATGGCTCGTGCCATGGTCACTCGCTTGGGAATGAGCAGTGAGCTTGGACCGCGTGTCTACGGCCAAAAAGAGGAAATGATCTTCCTTGGCCGCGAGATCTCTGAACAACGCGATTACTCTGAAGCTGTTGCCGAACAAATTGACGCCGAAGTCCGCAAGATCGTGGATGACTCCTACAAGTTGGCGCGGAAACTTCTGACGAAGTATCGCAAACAACTGGACGCAGTCGCGCAGAAACTTCTCGAAGTTGAAACATTGAACCGCGAAGAATTTGAAGCGATCTTCCCTCCGCCTTCTCCCAAGAAAAGCGGAACACCACAGATTGCATAG
- a CDS encoding long-chain fatty acid--CoA ligase — translation MTERPWLAHYDKGVPQTIEYPQAPLFLFLEEAARKYPDRACTIFKGAVISYREMNALTDHMAAALVELGVKKGDRVGIFMPNTPQFVIAYYGILKIGGVVVAVNPTYPPDEVVMPVNDANIEVMFTLTRFYNILKTVREKSKLKKIIVSNVKEALPPVTQVLFTLAKEKKEGHRIDGLDSGDFWMKDLLAKHANSPRPKVDVLPDDTALFQYSGGTTGVPKGAVAMHRNVVANTLQIKSWMPNLDPGNEVVLMGIPLFHVYGMVAGMNFAMANGASMVMVPNARDLKDVLDNVSKYRATIFPGVPLLYNGINNYHEKFPAAIKWFYDLIGKKPRSVDKIYDLSSIKACISGSAALMRETKEKFETLTGGKVFEGYGLSEAPTATHCNPLLGENKTGSIGMPLPDVDIKIISLDDGETEMPQGEVGEIVVNGPQVMKGYHNMPTETANSLRQMKDGKIWLFTGDIARMDEDGYFYIVDRKKELIKPGGFQVWPREVEEVISDHPKVLEVGVGGIPDPKSGETVKAWVVLKPGETATEDDIKSFCKERLAPYKVPRHVEFRSELPKTTVGKILRRELVRQHKEGSV, via the coding sequence ATGACCGAACGTCCGTGGCTTGCTCATTACGACAAAGGGGTTCCGCAAACAATCGAATATCCCCAAGCGCCGTTGTTTCTCTTTTTAGAGGAGGCGGCGCGTAAATATCCGGACCGCGCCTGTACGATCTTCAAGGGTGCGGTCATTTCATATCGCGAGATGAATGCATTGACGGATCACATGGCCGCGGCCTTGGTGGAGCTTGGCGTGAAGAAGGGTGACCGTGTGGGCATCTTTATGCCAAACACGCCACAGTTCGTGATCGCCTATTACGGCATTTTGAAAATAGGTGGCGTAGTGGTGGCGGTCAACCCGACATATCCACCGGACGAGGTTGTTATGCCTGTCAACGATGCGAACATCGAGGTGATGTTCACGTTGACGCGCTTTTACAACATTTTAAAGACTGTACGTGAAAAGTCAAAACTCAAGAAGATCATCGTATCGAATGTAAAAGAGGCTTTACCTCCCGTCACACAGGTTTTGTTCACACTGGCAAAGGAAAAAAAGGAAGGCCACCGAATTGATGGACTAGACAGTGGCGACTTCTGGATGAAAGACCTGCTTGCCAAGCATGCAAATTCGCCAAGGCCTAAAGTGGACGTACTCCCAGACGATACTGCGTTATTCCAATATTCAGGCGGGACGACTGGCGTTCCCAAAGGTGCGGTCGCGATGCATCGCAACGTGGTTGCGAACACGCTCCAGATCAAATCGTGGATGCCAAACCTTGATCCGGGAAATGAAGTTGTGCTGATGGGTATTCCACTCTTCCATGTGTATGGCATGGTGGCAGGCATGAACTTTGCGATGGCAAATGGCGCAAGCATGGTCATGGTACCGAACGCACGTGACTTGAAAGATGTTTTGGATAATGTTTCCAAATATAGAGCCACGATCTTTCCAGGTGTTCCACTGCTTTATAACGGTATCAACAACTATCACGAAAAATTCCCGGCGGCCATAAAGTGGTTCTACGACTTGATCGGGAAGAAACCAAGAAGTGTTGATAAGATCTACGATCTTTCCAGTATCAAGGCCTGCATCTCCGGTTCTGCGGCTTTGATGCGCGAGACGAAAGAAAAATTCGAAACACTGACAGGCGGCAAAGTGTTTGAAGGGTACGGCCTCTCAGAAGCGCCAACCGCCACGCACTGCAATCCGCTTTTGGGAGAGAATAAGACCGGCTCCATTGGCATGCCCCTGCCTGATGTGGATATAAAGATCATCAGCCTTGATGATGGCGAAACTGAAATGCCACAAGGTGAAGTTGGCGAGATCGTGGTCAACGGGCCGCAGGTGATGAAGGGCTATCACAACATGCCCACCGAAACGGCGAATTCGTTGCGTCAAATGAAGGATGGAAAGATCTGGTTATTCACCGGTGACATCGCCCGTATGGATGAGGATGGCTACTTCTACATTGTTGACCGCAAGAAGGAACTTATCAAGCCAGGCGGTTTCCAGGTTTGGCCGCGCGAAGTGGAAGAAGTAATTTCCGATCATCCAAAGGTTCTCGAGGTTGGCGTGGGCGGCATCCCCGACCCGAAGAGTGGCGAGACCGTCAAAGCATGGGTTGTGCTGAAGCCCGGCGAAACAGCCACCGAAGATGATATTAAGAGCTTCTGCAAGGAACGCCTTGCACCGTACAAAGTTCCGCGCCACGTGGAATTCAGGAGTGAGCTCCCCAAAACCACTGTTGGCAAGATCTTGCGACGCGAGTTGGTGAGACAACACAAAGAAGGTAGCGTTTAA
- a CDS encoding YraN family protein: MKHNQRIGKWGEETAVEYLMQKGCEIVRQNVRTPYGEIDIIAKQGETIIFIEVKTRTSNTMGLPEEAITPRKREHMIACAEHYAAEHEIDSWQIDVISIEGKPGTEPTITYFENAI; encoded by the coding sequence ATGAAGCATAACCAACGCATCGGCAAATGGGGCGAAGAGACCGCCGTCGAATACCTCATGCAAAAAGGTTGTGAGATCGTCCGGCAAAATGTGCGAACCCCTTACGGTGAAATTGACATCATCGCCAAACAAGGCGAGACTATTATCTTCATCGAAGTCAAAACACGTACATCAAACACAATGGGCCTGCCCGAAGAAGCTATCACGCCCCGCAAACGCGAGCACATGATCGCCTGTGCCGAACACTACGCGGCCGAACATGAAATTGACAGCTGGCAGATCGATGTCATTTCAATTGAGGGTAAGCCAGGAACAGAGCCAACCATTACTTATTTTGAGAATGCGATCTGA
- a CDS encoding response regulator has product MIDLIRLILGRRGFDVKGANGGVEGLKMIHTEKPDLILLDLMMPDMDGWEVYQQIKADEKTKGIPVIVVTAKAQSIDKVLGLHIAKVDDYIAKPFNPQELLASVEKVLQKKA; this is encoded by the coding sequence ATGATAGACCTGATCCGGTTGATCCTCGGGCGCCGAGGCTTTGATGTGAAAGGCGCAAATGGTGGCGTTGAGGGGTTGAAAATGATCCACACGGAAAAACCGGACCTCATTTTGCTCGATCTGATGATGCCCGATATGGACGGTTGGGAAGTATATCAGCAAATCAAGGCAGACGAAAAAACAAAGGGAATTCCCGTGATCGTAGTCACAGCCAAAGCACAAAGCATCGATAAAGTCCTTGGCCTGCACATCGCAAAAGTGGATGACTACATCGCCAAGCCGTTCAACCCCCAGGAACTTCTCGCAAGCGTCGAGAAAGTACTCCAAAAGAAAGCATAG
- a CDS encoding LysM peptidoglycan-binding domain-containing protein: protein MVAEKKSIIFVLIVFALAILSFFLVSISKHEKDNQPIFSYEVRSDDTCGKIAADLNVSVLSIIESNNLQKDCNDIYTGRVLLIPYPTPTPRGSSGQTNVEIVVDCERSTYLVKKDDTLASIATEYKVPKEAISFFNGLTENKIYTSMELVIPLCYITPTP from the coding sequence ATGGTAGCCGAAAAGAAATCCATCATTTTCGTATTAATTGTTTTTGCATTAGCCATTCTTTCTTTTTTTCTTGTGTCAATTTCCAAGCATGAAAAAGATAATCAGCCAATATTCTCATACGAAGTTCGATCTGATGATACGTGTGGAAAAATAGCAGCAGATCTGAATGTGTCTGTACTAAGCATCATTGAATCCAATAATTTGCAAAAGGATTGCAATGATATTTATACCGGACGGGTACTTTTAATTCCTTACCCAACGCCAACTCCTCGTGGAAGCTCTGGGCAAACAAATGTAGAAATCGTTGTAGACTGCGAACGTAGCACGTACTTAGTGAAAAAAGATGACACACTAGCCAGTATTGCAACCGAATACAAAGTACCTAAAGAAGCGATCTCTTTTTTCAACGGTCTCACAGAAAATAAAATTTATACAAGCATGGAACTTGTTATTCCACTCTGCTACATAACTCCAACCCCATGA
- a CDS encoding queuosine precursor transporter, with the protein MKQHHYFDIIMAVFVTVLVVSNIASSAKIVDLGFSLSGVRMAFDAGTILFPVSYIFGDILTEVYGYKKSRRVIWMGFVCLALSAVIFWVVSVLPGEGTWQGYAGDAAYGAILGGMSTGGIVLASLAGYWTGEFTNSFVLAKMKVLTNGRWLWTRTVGSTLVGELVDTVMFVVVASAFGVFPWSLFLVLTVTNYLFKCAVEALMTPVTYVVVGFLKKAENEDYFDKETNFNPFVV; encoded by the coding sequence ATGAAGCAACATCATTATTTCGATATCATCATGGCTGTCTTTGTGACGGTCCTTGTGGTGAGCAACATTGCCTCATCAGCCAAGATCGTGGACTTGGGTTTTAGTTTATCTGGGGTACGCATGGCTTTTGATGCAGGGACGATCCTTTTCCCGGTCAGTTATATCTTTGGGGATATTCTCACCGAGGTGTACGGTTATAAAAAATCAAGGCGTGTGATCTGGATGGGTTTTGTGTGTCTCGCGTTGAGTGCTGTCATCTTTTGGGTTGTCAGTGTTCTGCCCGGTGAGGGGACGTGGCAGGGATATGCCGGTGATGCGGCTTACGGCGCGATCCTTGGCGGAATGAGCACTGGCGGAATTGTGCTGGCGAGTTTAGCTGGCTATTGGACAGGCGAGTTCACGAATTCATTTGTTCTCGCGAAGATGAAGGTGTTGACGAACGGTCGCTGGCTGTGGACGCGTACCGTTGGTAGTACATTGGTCGGCGAATTGGTGGATACGGTCATGTTCGTCGTGGTTGCGTCTGCATTCGGGGTGTTTCCGTGGAGCCTGTTTCTCGTGTTGACTGTGACGAATTATTTGTTCAAGTGCGCGGTGGAAGCGTTGATGACGCCGGTCACTTATGTCGTTGTCGGGTTTTTGAAAAAAGCTGAGAACGAAGATTATTTTGATAAAGAGACGAACTTCAACCCGTTCGTGGTGTAA